Sequence from the Corallococcus sp. EGB genome:
CGACTCGCCCAGCCGCGTCAGGCGCTGCTCCTCGCCCATCTTGAGGAGGAAGTTGTTGAGCAGGCGCCCCAGGTCCTCGCCGCCCTCGCGCTGGGAGAGCGCGCGCAGCTTGAGGACGATCTGATTCACCGTGGCGAAGTCGTCCTGGAGCAGCAGCATGTCCAGCAGCTGGAGGAAGATCTCCTCCAGGAGGGCCGCGTCATCCACGCCGCCCTCCACCACCTGGAACACCGCGCCCACCAGCTTGGGGAAGAGGCGCGCGTTCTCCTCCTCCGTGATTTCGCGCTGGATGCGGGCCTTCAGGTCGTCCGTGGCGTGCCGGCCGCCCACGACGAGGCCGCGGATCTGCTCCACCCCGTCCAGCTTCGCGTCCAGGTCCTCCGCGGACACGCGCGCGAAGCGCAGGAAGTCATCCGAGTTCGTCTGGAGGCGCGAGTAGAGGTAGCCCACCACCTTGTCCACCTCGACCTGGACCTCGTCCTCGTTGGCTCCCTCCATGGAGAAGCCTTCCACCACCACGTACTCCACCTGCTGCATGCCCGCGCGCCACAGCTGCGCGAGCACGTCGTCCGCGCCGCGCTCCGGCTCCGATAGCGCGATGAGCGTGAGGGTGACGAGCTCCTCCAGCGGCAGCCCCGGCCGGAAGATGAGCTGGCGGATGCCGTCGCGGAAGAACTTGTAGGGCAGCGGCGACTCCTCGGAGAAGAGCGGCTCGCCGTGCAGCATGAAGTTCTGCTGCTCCACCTTCAGCGAGAGCGGCCCGAACTTCTCCGTGTACGCGGAGATGGCCTCCAGCGCCTTGGAGAGGAACTCCGGGAAGCGCGCCTCGTTGTGGCGGTACATGCCAATCTGCTTGATGCCCTTGAGCAGGTGGAAGGCGAACGTCTTCGCCAGCTCCACCTTCTCGCGGACCTCCGGTGACTGCTCCGCCTCCGCGCTCGCGTCCGTGACTTTCTGGGGCTGTGCCATGAAACCTGAAGAATCCGGATGGGGCGGAAGGCCCCGATGGGGGGAGCCTGAGTGTACTCCTGTCCAGGTTCCGCTCCCAATTCGAGAAGCGCCCAGAATCCAAGGGGTTGGCGTGACACCTGCGCAACACCGGGCGGACTGGCGGTGAAGCCCCGGTGTGTTAGGCAAGGTTCCCCTTCCGTCCGGAGACCCCCGTCCATGAAGCGACTGGCCGCGTCCGCCCTGATCCTGGCGTCCCTCACGGGGTGCTTTCGCATGAGCGTGCGCAGCCCGGCGCCGCGCGACGGCGCGCCGGTGTCCCGGATGGGCGTGAGCCTGGTGGAGGGGCTGACGACGTCCAACGTGGCCGCGGCGGAGTGCCGGCATGGCCTGTCGCGGGTGGACGTGTACTGGCCGTGGTGGAGCCCGTTCGTCTACGCCTTCACCTTCGGCATCGTGGCGCCGCTGCGCGCGGAGTACGTCTGTGCGAAGGGGCCGGAGGCTTCCGACGGCGGCGAAACGGAGGTGCCGCCGTCGGTGCCCGGGCTTTAACGCGCCGTCAGGGTGACGGCGGCGGGGCCTCCGCGCCGCTCTTGCCCTTCAGGGCCGAGCGGAAGAGGACCGCGGTGAGGACGGCGAAGAACGCCAGGCCCCAGACGTTGGACCACGTCGGGTGCGCCAGCTCGCTCTCGCCCACGGCGTTGAGGAACGCGCCAATCCCACCCTCGTGCCCGAAGAGGGCGGGCAGGTTGATGGCGCGCGTCCAGGCGCCGTCGCTGGCGATTTCCAGGAACGCGATGAGCACGCCCGCGATGGAGCCGCCCGCGATGTAGCCGGAGGACATCAGCGTGCCGGGGGAGAACTCGGACTCCGCCGCGGTGCCGCCGCGCAGCTTGTCCACGAAGTGGCGCACCATGCCGCCCACGAAGATGGGGGCGGTGCTGCTGATGGGCAGGTACACGCCCACCGCGAAGGGCAACGCGGACACGCCGCACAGCTCCAGCATCAGCGCGATGAAGACGCCCAGCAGCACCAGGTCCCACGGCAGCCGCTGCGTGAGGATGCCGTCGATGATCAGCGCGAACAGCTGCGCCTTGGGCGCGGAGTAGCGGGTGAGCGTCTGGCCCTCGTACTCGCTGATGCGGCCGCCGATGCCCGGGTCCACCACGTACTGGATGGTGCCCTGGTCATCCACCAGGTAGCGGCCGGCGGGCACGGGCGTGTCCGCGCCGCGCACGAAGCCTTCCTTGTAGATGCGGTCCGGACCGGCGGTGACGGCCCCCGCGTCCGACAGCTTCAGCGACGGGCCGGTGGCCGGCGACAGCGTGAGGTTGGCCAGCTCCGTGGCCGGCACCGGGCGCCAGCTGCGCAGCTCCAGCGCGCCGTCCGCCGGCACCACGTCCAGGCGCTCCGCCCACAGCGAGCGCTTGAGCTTTTCGGGCGTCATGCCGCGCTGGGTGAGCTCTTCCTGGGACACCGCCCAGCGGTACGTGTGCTGGGTGCGCGTCTCCTGCGTCAGCTCCGTCACCTGCACGTTCGGGTGCGTCTCCGGGATGACCGCGGTGGCGCCCTGGTTGAGCAGCACCAGCACCAGGCCGATGAACATGGCGCTGGTCAGCACGCCCACGAAGAGGGCGATCTGCTGCTTCTTGGGCGTGCCGCCCACGAGGAACGCCGTCTTCAAGTCCTGCGCGGTGGTACCGCCGTTGGACGCCGCGATGCCCACGATGGCCGCCGTGGTGAGCGCCATGAAGCGGTCCGGCGACGACGTCCAGCCGAACAGCAGGTACACGAGGCAGGTGACGAGCAGCGTGGCCACCACCATGCCGGAGATGGGGTTGGACGAGGAGCCGATCTCACCCGTGATGCGCGCGCTCACCGTCACGAAGAAGAAGCCGAAGATGACGATGAGGATGGCGGAGATGAAGTTCACGTGCAGCGGCGGCGCCAGCCAGATGGCCAGGATGAGCAGCGCGCTGCCCACCAGCACCACCGTGATGGGAAGGTCCTGATCCGTGCGCAGCACCGTGGGCAGGGGCCCCTGCGTGCGCGACTGGCGCAGCGTCTCCACGCTGCGCTTGAAGGCGCCCACGATGGTGGGCATGGAGCGGATGAGGCTGATGAGGCCGCCCGTCGCCACCGCGCCCGCGCCGATGTAGAGCACGTACGCGTTGCGGATCTGATCCGGCGACATGTCCTTGATGAGCATCCCGTTGTGCACCAGCAGCGGCGTCTCCATGCCGCTGCCGAAGAACGAGATCATCGGGATGAGGATGAGGTAGCTGAGCACGCCGCCCGCGAAGGTGATGCCCGCCACGCGAGGCCCGATGATGTAGCCCACGCCGAGCAGCTCCGGGGACACCTCCGTGGAGAACACCGCGGCCTTGAGCCCCTTGATGGGCGCGCTGATGGCCTCCTTGAAGAGCTTCATCCCGGAGTAGGCGAACTTGTAGACGCCGCCAATGATGAAGCCCAGGATGACCGTGCGCGCGTTGGTGCCGCCCTGCTCGCCGACGATGAGCACGTCCGCGCTGGCGGTGCCCTCCGGGTAGGTGAGCTTGCCGTGCTCCTGGACGATGAGGCCCTGGCGCAGCGGAATCATCATCAGCACGCCCAGCACGCCGCCCAGCGCGGCGGTGAGGAACGCGTGCGTGAGGCTGATGTCGTAGCCCAGGATGAGCAGCGCGGGCAGCGCGGCCGCCACGCCGAAGGCGAGCGACTCACCCGCGGAGCCCGTCGTCTGGACGATGGTGTTCTCCAGGATGCTGGAGCGCCCCAGGGCCCGGAAGATGGCGATGGAGAGCACCGCCACCGGGATGGACGCCGACACCGTGAGTCCGACCTTGATGGCCAGGTACACGGACGACGCCGCGAACACGATGCCCAGCACCGACCCGAGCACCAGGCCGCGGAGGGTCAGCTCCGCGGGGGACTGCTCGGGGGGCACATAGGGTTTGTGCGGGGCGCCATGCGCCTCCGCGAGAGGAACGCGATCGTCGACGACCGGCGGGGAACCATGGGACAAGCAGGCACTCCTGACAGAGAATCAGGGGGCCCGTTGTAGCAGGGTCTCCGCCGCCGTGCGAAAACAGCCCCTCAGCCCTGGGCGGCCAGGGTCTCCGGATCCACCTCCGCCATCAGGGCGGCCAGCTCCGACTTGAGCTTGTCCTTGGCCCGGATTTCCAGCTGACGCGCGCGCTCACGGGAGAAGCCGAAATGCTCGCCCAGCTCCTTGAGCGTCATGGGCCGCTCGTTCATCACGCGCTGCTCGATGATGAAGCGCTCGCGCGGATCCAGGCGCATGAGGGCGGTGCGGACGCGGTTGTTGATGAGGCCCGCCTCCTCCTTGTCCGCGAACTCGTCGTCCTGGGGCGCCGCGGCGCTCACCACGAAGTCCACGTGGCTGTTGCCGCCGTCCTCGCCCATGGGCGCGTCCAGGGACAGGTCCCGGCCGCCCATGCGCTGCTCCATCTCCCGGACTTCCCCCGGCTTCACGTGGAGCTTGCGGGCGATTTCATCCACGTTCACCACGGCCTCGCCGCTGCCCAGCTTCTCCAGCTCGCGGCGGGTGCGCGCCAGACTGAAGAACAGCTTGCGCTGCGCCTGCGTGGTCCCGAGCTTCACCAGCGACCAGCTCTTCAGGATGTAGTTCTGGATGTACGCGCGGATCCACCACACCGCGTAGGAGATGAGGCGGATGCCCTTGTCCGGGTCGAACTTCTGGACCGCCTTCATCAGGCCGATATTCCCCTCCTGGATGAGGTCCGACATCTTGATGCCGTAGGAGCGGTACTCGTAGGAGACCTTCACCACGAAGCGCAGGTTGCTCGTCACCAGCCGGTGGCCGGCCGCCAGGTCTCCCTTGATGAACCGGCGCGCCAGCTCCTGCTCCTCCTCCACCTTCAGGAGCGAGTACTGGTTGATCTCCGAGAGGTACATTGCGAGAGAGCCGGAGTTGGACGACTGCTCGGTCGAAGCCTGCATGGATGAATTCTCCGAATCGGGCCTCCCGCCGGGGCGGAGGCGCTTGAAAGGTGCCCTGGGTTCAAGTCCCACAACTTGACGTGTCTGCCCTGAGCAACCGGGATGCCAACCAGGGTTGGATGTATTCGCGTGTGTCTCCGAGGGGTTGGAGGACGCAGGTGGGTGTCCTCTGGCAACGGCCTGTAACCGTTACGCGTGGCCGATAGGAAATCCGCGGGTCTACGAGGGGAGAAAATGCACGGCGCACGGCCCCCGAGCGCACGTCGTCAGGGCGCTCGCGAATGGAAGTTCGCTGAAACGCTTAATGACGACGCGGGGCGACGGTGGCGACATTTCTCCACCTCGGCCGGGCGTCCCTGGGGAGGGCGGGCGACCGTCGACGGAAGCCCGCTTCCTTCTGGAGGGCACTTCTCTTCCGCTCAGGATGCGCGGGCAGTAGGGCTCGTCTGGCTGGCAGGCTTCGCGGCGCGGCGCTCGGCTTCCGCGTCCAGCGCGCGGCGCAAGGTGGCGAGCAGGTGCTCGGCCTCTCCCTCGCGCAGGGCCCGGCCGCCAAAGCGGGCCTCCAGGTAGCGGCGGGTGAGGGGCGTGAGCGCCAGCGCCAGCGGGTGGCCTTCACGCGCCAGGCGCGTCGTGAGGTCCTCCAGCGTCTCGTGCTCGAAGCGCGGCACGTGGGCCTTCTGGAGCGCCGCGTCCACCCGGTCGAGGAAGCGCGTGGCCTCCAGCACCGGAGCGCGGCCCGTCCACCGCGAGGCAAGGCGGCCCACGCGCCAGACGAGGAAGGCGATGACGGCGGCCGTCGCCCACGCGCGCGGCGGAGGCAGGCGGCTCGGGGCGGCGCTCTCGCGGGCACCGGGAGGCGGGCGGGGCGGGCGGACGAGGGCGCTCGCGAGCTCGAACTGGTCGCGGAAGGAGTAGTCGACGACGGAGTTGCGCCAGCGCGCCTCCACCGCTTCGTAGATGGCGAGCAGCTTCTCCAGGAGCACGGGGCCCTGGCTCGAGCGGTGGGACGGCGGCGTCGCGTCCACCGTGACGAAGCCGCGCCCCGGCACCAGCACATGCGTCCAGGCGTGCGCGTCACCCGCACGCACCAGGTAGCCGCCATCCACGCGCGTGCCGCCAAAGAAGCCCGTGGCGAGCCGCGCGCCAATGCCCTGCGTGCGCAGCATCAGCGTGAGCGCGGTGGCGAAGTGCTCGCAGTGGCCCGCCTTGCGCACGAAGAGGAAGTCGGACAGCGGATCCGCCGACGTGCCTTCCTGGTCCAGCGTGTATGCGTAGTCCCGCTGCAGGAAGCTGGCGAGCCTGCGCGCCGCGGCCAAGGGTTCCTTCTCTCCCTGGAGCACGCGCGCCGCGAGCTGGGCCAAGCGCGGATCCAGGCGGGTAGGCAGCGCCAGGAGCTGATCCTTTTCCGCCTCGAGCAGGGCGGAGGACAGGCCCGCCCTGGCGTCCGGAGGCAGGCTGTAGGCCTCGTAGGTGTACGAGGGCGCTGTGACGGTGAAGCGCACCTCGCCCCCGCCCTGCAGCTGCACGGGGCTGGTCCGGGTGCCGGTGGGCGTGTGCGCCATGGCGTTGCCCAGCCGCGAGGGCGTCTCCAGGGCAATCAGCGTGCGGGCGCCGTACGCGGGCAGCAGCTCGATGCGCTGGTGCAGCAGCGTGTCGCTGGCGGGGCGCAGGGTGATCTGCCGCTCGGTCTGCTGCGCGCCCACGACGTTGGACCACTCCAGGCCGTCGAAGGTGTCATAGGTGCGGCCCACCCAGTAGGCGTCCAGCGCGTCCGTGCCCGGGTCGGGCGTGAGCAGGGCGCGCAGCACCACGCGCGGGTTGCCCTTGATGGTGCCCGCGCCGCCCAGCCGCACGGTGTTCGAGTAGCCCGCGCTGCTCACCGCGCCCAGGCCCGGCGCCGAGCGCGGCCCCACCATGGCCCAGTTGAGGCGCGGGAAGAGGACGAAGAAGGCCACCGCGCCTGTCACCGCGAACGCCAGGCCCGCGGACAGCGGCCGCATGACGGCGCGCACCGGCACGGGCTCGCCGTCCGGCACCGCCGCCTCCACCACGCCCAGCGCCAGGGCCAGGCTGGCCAGCACCCCGAAGGCGATGAGGCACAGCGCGTACGTCATGTCGCCCGACAGCGCCGCGCCACCGGCCACCATCAACAGGCCCGTCAGGTGCGTCTGGCCCTCGGCCGCGGCGTCCGGCGTGGACAGCATGCGCTGCGCGGCGATGAGGCCCGCGAAGGAGCACGCGGCCACCACCGCGTTCATCG
This genomic interval carries:
- a CDS encoding HEAT repeat domain-containing protein → MAQPQKVTDASAEAEQSPEVREKVELAKTFAFHLLKGIKQIGMYRHNEARFPEFLSKALEAISAYTEKFGPLSLKVEQQNFMLHGEPLFSEESPLPYKFFRDGIRQLIFRPGLPLEELVTLTLIALSEPERGADDVLAQLWRAGMQQVEYVVVEGFSMEGANEDEVQVEVDKVVGYLYSRLQTNSDDFLRFARVSAEDLDAKLDGVEQIRGLVVGGRHATDDLKARIQREITEEENARLFPKLVGAVFQVVEGGVDDAALLEEIFLQLLDMLLLQDDFATVNQIVLKLRALSQREGGEDLGRLLNNFLLKMGEEQRLTRLGESLKTTRSKQPQDVTRYLQALGSDSVLPLLSVLETIELPENRALLGDVLATFARDIPDPFVARLLSDRPQTVRDMVYILEKSNHPERVKMFGQVMKSPNLVVKLEVMQIIGRGRTAEARRIIHEALTDSVSQVRMLAAKLLPEFDRERAFTDLVRVVRDASWDKKTSDEKAAVYAAIGATNLPAALSMMQQSLAVKPSLLNKRRVMEDKLLAITGLGGASSIQSYKMLQAVVEDKTQPLEVLTAARKAMYQTRKALFGDSALPEEAS
- a CDS encoding OPT family oligopeptide transporter; its protein translation is MSHGSPPVVDDRVPLAEAHGAPHKPYVPPEQSPAELTLRGLVLGSVLGIVFAASSVYLAIKVGLTVSASIPVAVLSIAIFRALGRSSILENTIVQTTGSAGESLAFGVAAALPALLILGYDISLTHAFLTAALGGVLGVLMMIPLRQGLIVQEHGKLTYPEGTASADVLIVGEQGGTNARTVILGFIIGGVYKFAYSGMKLFKEAISAPIKGLKAAVFSTEVSPELLGVGYIIGPRVAGITFAGGVLSYLILIPMISFFGSGMETPLLVHNGMLIKDMSPDQIRNAYVLYIGAGAVATGGLISLIRSMPTIVGAFKRSVETLRQSRTQGPLPTVLRTDQDLPITVVLVGSALLILAIWLAPPLHVNFISAILIVIFGFFFVTVSARITGEIGSSSNPISGMVVATLLVTCLVYLLFGWTSSPDRFMALTTAAIVGIAASNGGTTAQDLKTAFLVGGTPKKQQIALFVGVLTSAMFIGLVLVLLNQGATAVIPETHPNVQVTELTQETRTQHTYRWAVSQEELTQRGMTPEKLKRSLWAERLDVVPADGALELRSWRPVPATELANLTLSPATGPSLKLSDAGAVTAGPDRIYKEGFVRGADTPVPAGRYLVDDQGTIQYVVDPGIGGRISEYEGQTLTRYSAPKAQLFALIIDGILTQRLPWDLVLLGVFIALMLELCGVSALPFAVGVYLPISSTAPIFVGGMVRHFVDKLRGGTAAESEFSPGTLMSSGYIAGGSIAGVLIAFLEIASDGAWTRAINLPALFGHEGGIGAFLNAVGESELAHPTWSNVWGLAFFAVLTAVLFRSALKGKSGAEAPPPSP
- a CDS encoding RNA polymerase factor sigma-32 — protein: MQASTEQSSNSGSLAMYLSEINQYSLLKVEEEQELARRFIKGDLAAGHRLVTSNLRFVVKVSYEYRSYGIKMSDLIQEGNIGLMKAVQKFDPDKGIRLISYAVWWIRAYIQNYILKSWSLVKLGTTQAQRKLFFSLARTRRELEKLGSGEAVVNVDEIARKLHVKPGEVREMEQRMGGRDLSLDAPMGEDGGNSHVDFVVSAAAPQDDEFADKEEAGLINNRVRTALMRLDPRERFIIEQRVMNERPMTLKELGEHFGFSRERARQLEIRAKDKLKSELAALMAEVDPETLAAQG
- a CDS encoding DUF3488 and transglutaminase-like domain-containing protein; its protein translation is MRHPLRLRLLLRDLAAGSAFGAMAVSGQLPLWALGVFFTALVLALFNVRLVARHSRLSALGLLVAAVLLGLQLTSGAMNAVVAACSFAGLIAAQRMLSTPDAAAEGQTHLTGLLMVAGGAALSGDMTYALCLIAFGVLASLALALGVVEAAVPDGEPVPVRAVMRPLSAGLAFAVTGAVAFFVLFPRLNWAMVGPRSAPGLGAVSSAGYSNTVRLGGAGTIKGNPRVVLRALLTPDPGTDALDAYWVGRTYDTFDGLEWSNVVGAQQTERQITLRPASDTLLHQRIELLPAYGARTLIALETPSRLGNAMAHTPTGTRTSPVQLQGGGEVRFTVTAPSYTYEAYSLPPDARAGLSSALLEAEKDQLLALPTRLDPRLAQLAARVLQGEKEPLAAARRLASFLQRDYAYTLDQEGTSADPLSDFLFVRKAGHCEHFATALTLMLRTQGIGARLATGFFGGTRVDGGYLVRAGDAHAWTHVLVPGRGFVTVDATPPSHRSSQGPVLLEKLLAIYEAVEARWRNSVVDYSFRDQFELASALVRPPRPPPGARESAAPSRLPPPRAWATAAVIAFLVWRVGRLASRWTGRAPVLEATRFLDRVDAALQKAHVPRFEHETLEDLTTRLAREGHPLALALTPLTRRYLEARFGGRALREGEAEHLLATLRRALDAEAERRAAKPASQTSPTARAS